One genomic segment of Puntigrus tetrazona isolate hp1 unplaced genomic scaffold, ASM1883169v1 S000000798, whole genome shotgun sequence includes these proteins:
- the zgc:171572 gene encoding protein bicaudal D homolog 2 isoform X2: MSAEEQQQQQRDWTRAEVQRLSRELAETTREKIQAAEYGLAVLEEKQQLKQQYDELDAEYESVRQELEQLREAFGQAHSNHRKVAADGESREESLIQESACKEAYYEQRMQELQAELRQARNILTNVQSENDRLATITQELRENSQMVELQRSRLRDDVKEFKFREARLLQDYSELEEENINLQKHVSVLKQSQVEFEGLKHEIRRLEEDTQFLNSQLEDAIRLKEIAERQLGEALETIKTEREQKAALRKELSQYMTIGDSMYHSPLSISLDGLKFSDDTAVEPNNDEPLPVYENGFDKIDNNDNRVSTPKKGELFHPSSSLVDNLLNELNISEIQKLKQQLLQVEREKVTLLSTLQESQKQLEQAHGALSEQHEKVSRLTENLNAVRKLQASKERQSALDNEKDRDSHEDSEYYEVDINGPEILQCKYKVAVSEASQLKEELKTLKAEHSACQSQYKEERAQLESQVASLGAQVTSLERSSRAEREQLARLEKELRQASEVAGESQGSLNIAQDELATFSEELANLYHHVCMCNNETPNRIMLDYYREGKAGVNGWGSPDGRGRRSPILLTRGLFPSDGASSPVSSVPSPVADPRKEPMNIYNLVAIIRDQIRHLQLAVDRTTELSRQRMASLELGLGADRDQEASVEEILKLKSLLSTKREQIATLRTVLKANKQTAEVALANLKSKYENEKAMVTETMMKLRNELKALKEDAATFSSLRAMFATRCDEYVTQLDEMQRQLAAAEDEKKTLNSLLRMAIQQKLALTQRLEDLEFDHEQTRRGGANGRSRTASSRGKPTHPHV; this comes from the exons ATGAGCGCggaggagcagcagcagcagcagcgcgacTGGACGCGGGCGGAGGTGCAGCGGCTGTCCCGGGAGCTGGCGGAGACCACGCGGGAGAAGATCCAGGCGGCGGAGTACGGGCTCGCGGTGCTGGAGGAGAAACAGCAGCTGAAGCAGCAGTACGACGAGCTGGATGCGGAGTACGAGAGCGTCCGCCAGGAGCTGGAGCAGCTGCGAGAG GCGTTCGGACAGGCCCACTCCAACCACAGGAAGGTGGCGGCTGACGGCGAGAGCCGCGAGGAGTCGCTCATCCAGGAGTCGGCGTGCAAGGAGGCGTATTACGAGCAGCGCATGCAAGAGCTGCAGGCCGAGCTGCGACAGGCGCGCAACATCCTGACCAACGTCCAGTCAGAGAACGACCGGCTCGCCACCATCACTCAGGAGCTCCGAGAG AACAGTCAGATGGTGGAGCTGCAGAGGTCTCGTCTGCGTGACGACGTCAAGGAGTTTAAGTTCAGAGAGGCTCGTCTGCTGCAGGACTACAGCGAACTCGAGGAGGAGAACATCAACCTGCAGAAGCACGTTTCTGTCTTAAAACAGAGCCAG GTTGAGTTTGAGGGTCTGAAACATGAAATTCGTCGTCTGGAGGAAGACACCCAGTTTCTGAACAGCCAGTTGGAAGACGCCATCCGTCTGAAGGAGATCGCTGAGAGGCAGCTTGGGGAGGCGCTGGAGACCATCAAGACCGAGAGGGAGCAGAAG GCCGCCTTAAGAAAGGAGTTATCACAGTACATGACCATCGGAGACTCGATGTACCACAGTCCTTTGAGCATCTCCCTCGATGGGCTGAAGTTCAGTGACGACACCGCAGTCGAGCCCAACAACGACGAACCCCTCCCCGTCTACGAGAATGGCTTTGACAAGATCGACAACAACGACAACCGTGTTTCCACGCCCAAAAAAGGAGAGCTGTTCCACCCTTCCTCCAGCCTCGTGGACAATCTGCTGAATGAGCTCAACATCTCCGAGATCCAGAAGCTCAAACAACAACTTCTGCAG gTGGAGCGAGAGAAGGTGACGTTGCTGTCTACTCTGCAGGAGTCTCAGAAGCAGCTGGAGCAGGCTCATGGAGCGCTCTCAGAGCAGCACGAGAAGGTCAGCCGTCTCACAGAGAACCTCAACGCCGTCCGCAAGCTTCAGGCGAGCAAAGAGCGCCAGTCCGCTCTGGACAACGAGAAAGATCGCGACAGCCACGAGGACAGTGAATACTACGAGGTGGACATCAACGGCCCCGAGATCCTGCAGTGCAAGTACAAG GTCGCCGTGTCTGAGGCCAGTCAGCTGAAGGAGGAGCTCAAAACGTTGAAGGCAGAACATTCAGCCTGTCAGTCTCAGTATAAGGAGGAGCGGGCGCAGCTGGAGAGCCAGGTTGCATCTTTAGGTGCTCAGGTCACTTCTTTGGAGCGCAGCAGCAGAGCCGAACGGGAGCAGCTGGCGAGGCTGGAGAAAGAGCTCCGTCAAGCCAGCGAGGTGGCAGGCGAATCCCAGGGCAGCCTTAACATTGCACAAGATGAGCTCGCCACCTTCAGCGAGGAGCTTGCCAACCTCTACCATCACGTATGCATGTGCAACAACGAAACGCCCAACCGCATCATGCTAGACTACTACCGCGAAGGCAAGGCTGGCGTCAATGGCTGGGGCAGCCCTGATGGCCGCGGACGGCGCTCTCCCATCCTGCTGACCCGCGGCCTCTTCCCCAGCGACGGCGCTTCATCTCCGGTCTCCTCTGTCCCATCCCCGGTGGCTGATCCCCGCAAGGAGCCCATGAACATCTATAACCTGGTGGCCATCATCCGTGACCAGATCAGGCACCTGCAGCTGGCGGTGGACCGCACCACCGAGCTCTCGCGTCAGCGCATGGCTTCCCTGGAGCTGGGTCTTGGGGCCGACCGAGACCAGGAGGCGAGCGTGGAGGAGATCCTCAAGCTCAAATCGCTCCTCAGCACCAAGAGGGAGCAGATAGCCACCCTGAGAACCGTCCTGAAGGCCAACAAACAG ACCGCTGAGGTGGCGCTGGCCAACCTGAAGAGCAAATATGAGAACGAGAAGGCCATGGTGACTGAAACCATGATGAAGCTTCGCAACGAACTCAAAGCCCTAAAAGAGGATGCAGCCACTTTCTCTTCACTCAGGGCCATGTTTGCCACACG
- the zgc:171572 gene encoding protein bicaudal D homolog 2 isoform X3, which translates to MSAEEQQQQQRDWTRAEVQRLSRELAETTREKIQAAEYGLAVLEEKQQLKQQYDELDAEYESVRQELEQLREAFGQAHSNHRKVAADGESREESLIQESACKEAYYEQRMQELQAELRQARNILTNVQSENDRLATITQELRENSQMVELQRSRLRDDVKEFKFREARLLQDYSELEEENINLQKHVSVLKQSQVEFEGLKHEIRRLEEDTQFLNSQLEDAIRLKEIAERQLGEALETIKTEREQKAALRKELSQYMTIGDSMYHSPLSISLDGLKFSDDTAVEPNNDEPLPVYENGFDKIDNNDNRVSTPKKGELFHPSSSLVDNLLNELNISEIQKLKQQLLQVEREKVTLLSTLQESQKQLEQAHGALSEQHEKVSRLTENLNAVRKLQASKERQSALDNEKDRDSHEDSEYYEVDINGPEILQCKYKVAVSEASQLKEELKTLKAEHSACQSQYKEERAQLESQVASLGAQVTSLERSSRAEREQLARLEKELRQASEVAGESQGSLNIAQDELATFSEELANLYHHVCMCNNETPNRIMLDYYREGKAGVNGWGSPDGRGRRSPILLTRGLFPSDGASSPVSSVPSPVADPRKEPMNIYNLVAIIRDQIRHLQLAVDRTTELSRQRMASLELGLGADRDQEASVEEILKLKSLLSTKREQIATLRTVLKANKQTAEVALANLKSKYENEKAMVTETMMKLRNELKALKEDAATFSSLRAMFATRCDEYVTQLDEMQRQLAAAEDEKKTLNSLLRMAIQQKLALTQRLEDLEFDHEQTRRGGANGRSRTASSRGKPTHPH; encoded by the exons ATGAGCGCggaggagcagcagcagcagcagcgcgacTGGACGCGGGCGGAGGTGCAGCGGCTGTCCCGGGAGCTGGCGGAGACCACGCGGGAGAAGATCCAGGCGGCGGAGTACGGGCTCGCGGTGCTGGAGGAGAAACAGCAGCTGAAGCAGCAGTACGACGAGCTGGATGCGGAGTACGAGAGCGTCCGCCAGGAGCTGGAGCAGCTGCGAGAG GCGTTCGGACAGGCCCACTCCAACCACAGGAAGGTGGCGGCTGACGGCGAGAGCCGCGAGGAGTCGCTCATCCAGGAGTCGGCGTGCAAGGAGGCGTATTACGAGCAGCGCATGCAAGAGCTGCAGGCCGAGCTGCGACAGGCGCGCAACATCCTGACCAACGTCCAGTCAGAGAACGACCGGCTCGCCACCATCACTCAGGAGCTCCGAGAG AACAGTCAGATGGTGGAGCTGCAGAGGTCTCGTCTGCGTGACGACGTCAAGGAGTTTAAGTTCAGAGAGGCTCGTCTGCTGCAGGACTACAGCGAACTCGAGGAGGAGAACATCAACCTGCAGAAGCACGTTTCTGTCTTAAAACAGAGCCAG GTTGAGTTTGAGGGTCTGAAACATGAAATTCGTCGTCTGGAGGAAGACACCCAGTTTCTGAACAGCCAGTTGGAAGACGCCATCCGTCTGAAGGAGATCGCTGAGAGGCAGCTTGGGGAGGCGCTGGAGACCATCAAGACCGAGAGGGAGCAGAAG GCCGCCTTAAGAAAGGAGTTATCACAGTACATGACCATCGGAGACTCGATGTACCACAGTCCTTTGAGCATCTCCCTCGATGGGCTGAAGTTCAGTGACGACACCGCAGTCGAGCCCAACAACGACGAACCCCTCCCCGTCTACGAGAATGGCTTTGACAAGATCGACAACAACGACAACCGTGTTTCCACGCCCAAAAAAGGAGAGCTGTTCCACCCTTCCTCCAGCCTCGTGGACAATCTGCTGAATGAGCTCAACATCTCCGAGATCCAGAAGCTCAAACAACAACTTCTGCAG gTGGAGCGAGAGAAGGTGACGTTGCTGTCTACTCTGCAGGAGTCTCAGAAGCAGCTGGAGCAGGCTCATGGAGCGCTCTCAGAGCAGCACGAGAAGGTCAGCCGTCTCACAGAGAACCTCAACGCCGTCCGCAAGCTTCAGGCGAGCAAAGAGCGCCAGTCCGCTCTGGACAACGAGAAAGATCGCGACAGCCACGAGGACAGTGAATACTACGAGGTGGACATCAACGGCCCCGAGATCCTGCAGTGCAAGTACAAG GTCGCCGTGTCTGAGGCCAGTCAGCTGAAGGAGGAGCTCAAAACGTTGAAGGCAGAACATTCAGCCTGTCAGTCTCAGTATAAGGAGGAGCGGGCGCAGCTGGAGAGCCAGGTTGCATCTTTAGGTGCTCAGGTCACTTCTTTGGAGCGCAGCAGCAGAGCCGAACGGGAGCAGCTGGCGAGGCTGGAGAAAGAGCTCCGTCAAGCCAGCGAGGTGGCAGGCGAATCCCAGGGCAGCCTTAACATTGCACAAGATGAGCTCGCCACCTTCAGCGAGGAGCTTGCCAACCTCTACCATCACGTATGCATGTGCAACAACGAAACGCCCAACCGCATCATGCTAGACTACTACCGCGAAGGCAAGGCTGGCGTCAATGGCTGGGGCAGCCCTGATGGCCGCGGACGGCGCTCTCCCATCCTGCTGACCCGCGGCCTCTTCCCCAGCGACGGCGCTTCATCTCCGGTCTCCTCTGTCCCATCCCCGGTGGCTGATCCCCGCAAGGAGCCCATGAACATCTATAACCTGGTGGCCATCATCCGTGACCAGATCAGGCACCTGCAGCTGGCGGTGGACCGCACCACCGAGCTCTCGCGTCAGCGCATGGCTTCCCTGGAGCTGGGTCTTGGGGCCGACCGAGACCAGGAGGCGAGCGTGGAGGAGATCCTCAAGCTCAAATCGCTCCTCAGCACCAAGAGGGAGCAGATAGCCACCCTGAGAACCGTCCTGAAGGCCAACAAACAG ACCGCTGAGGTGGCGCTGGCCAACCTGAAGAGCAAATATGAGAACGAGAAGGCCATGGTGACTGAAACCATGATGAAGCTTCGCAACGAACTCAAAGCCCTAAAAGAGGATGCAGCCACTTTCTCTTCACTCAGGGCCATGTTTGCCACACG